One segment of Phaeacidiphilus oryzae TH49 DNA contains the following:
- a CDS encoding DUF3099 domain-containing protein yields MDRPSGSPGPAAYGEGMATRKQAYFGLMGTCILLIVLAWNVVRLWSVTAAVVMSAVALVIPPVAAIVANRRGPDDKWWDEK; encoded by the coding sequence CTGGATCGCCCTTCGGGCTCACCGGGGCCCGCGGCGTACGGTGAAGGTATGGCCACCAGGAAGCAGGCGTACTTCGGGCTGATGGGCACGTGCATTCTGCTGATCGTGCTCGCGTGGAACGTCGTCCGGTTGTGGTCGGTCACCGCGGCGGTGGTGATGAGCGCGGTCGCCCTGGTCATTCCGCCGGTCGCGGCGATCGTCGCCAACCGGCGCGGGCCGGACGACAAGTGGTGGGACGAGAAGTAG
- a CDS encoding asparaginase: MALAHAYISDLPAAPILAEVVRSGFVEGCHRGSLVALAADGSVEFALGTPEAPVYPRSSNKPVQAVAVLRTGLRLAGEQLALAAASHSGETFHLEGVRKVLADHGLTEDDLRNPVDLPMDPVEAEAWMRAGRERDRLAMNCSGKHAAMLAACRGRGWDLESYLAPEHPLQVEVRAALEELSGETVASVGVDGCGAPLMAVSLIGLARAFRAMALGAEGSAERRVADAMRAHPEYVAGTRRTDTWLMRGLPGAVAKIGAEGVQALALADGRALAFKLDDGAERARGPVLAAALRRMGAAAEDGLLDRLGAAPLLGAGAVVGAVRATF; the protein is encoded by the coding sequence ATGGCACTCGCCCACGCCTACATCTCCGACCTCCCCGCGGCGCCGATACTCGCCGAGGTCGTCCGCTCAGGTTTCGTCGAGGGCTGCCACCGCGGCTCGCTGGTGGCCCTCGCCGCCGACGGCTCGGTCGAGTTCGCCCTCGGCACACCGGAGGCCCCGGTCTACCCGCGGTCCAGCAACAAGCCGGTGCAGGCGGTCGCGGTCCTGCGGACGGGGCTGCGGCTGGCCGGCGAGCAGCTGGCGCTGGCGGCCGCCAGCCACTCTGGAGAAACGTTTCACCTGGAGGGCGTGCGAAAGGTGCTCGCCGACCACGGGCTGACCGAGGACGACCTGCGCAACCCCGTCGACCTGCCGATGGACCCGGTCGAGGCGGAGGCCTGGATGCGTGCCGGGCGGGAGCGCGACCGGCTGGCGATGAACTGCTCCGGGAAGCACGCGGCCATGCTGGCGGCCTGCCGGGGGCGCGGGTGGGACCTGGAGTCGTACCTGGCGCCCGAGCACCCGCTCCAGGTCGAGGTGCGGGCGGCGCTGGAGGAGCTCAGCGGGGAGACGGTGGCCTCGGTGGGCGTCGACGGCTGCGGAGCGCCGCTGATGGCGGTCTCGCTGATCGGGCTGGCGCGGGCCTTCCGGGCCATGGCGCTGGGGGCCGAGGGGTCGGCCGAGCGCCGGGTCGCGGACGCGATGCGGGCCCACCCGGAGTACGTGGCCGGGACGCGGCGGACGGACACCTGGCTGATGCGGGGGCTCCCCGGGGCGGTCGCCAAGATCGGCGCCGAGGGGGTGCAGGCGCTGGCGCTGGCGGACGGGCGGGCGCTGGCCTTCAAGCTGGACGACGGCGCGGAGCGGGCCCGGGGGCCCGTGCTGGCCGCCGCGCTGCGGCGGATGGGGGCCGCCGCCGAGGACGGCCTGCTCGATCGGCTGGGCGCGGCGCCGCTGCTGGGCGCGGGCGCGGTGGTGGGCGCGGTGCGGGCGACGTTCTAG
- a CDS encoding DUF1416 domain-containing protein, which translates to MCGAKAGGPDLAGVDVAGETIIQGSVTKDGQPVNGYVRLLDAGGEFTAEVPTSATGQFRFFAAPGQWTLRALVPGATVDRAVVAQQGALAEIEIAV; encoded by the coding sequence ATGTGCGGTGCGAAGGCCGGAGGCCCCGACCTGGCAGGAGTCGACGTGGCCGGTGAGACCATCATCCAGGGCTCGGTCACCAAGGACGGTCAGCCGGTGAACGGCTACGTCCGGCTCCTCGACGCGGGCGGCGAGTTCACGGCCGAGGTCCCGACCTCGGCGACCGGGCAGTTCCGCTTCTTCGCCGCGCCGGGCCAGTGGACCCTGCGGGCGCTGGTGCCGGGCGCGACGGTCGACCGTGCGGTCGTGGCCCAGCAGGGCGCGCTCGCGGAGATCGAGATCGCGGTCTGA
- a CDS encoding Fur family transcriptional regulator, whose product MAATDWKSDLRRRGYRLTPQRQLVLEAVDVLGHATPDDILNEVRRTASGINISTVYRTLELLEELGLVSHAHLGHGAPTYHLADRHHHIHLVCRECGKVTETDVSVADPLIRALREQQGFETDMKHFAIFGLCADCAAKAEAEAKAEAEAEAPGGSD is encoded by the coding sequence GTGGCAGCCACCGACTGGAAGTCCGACCTGCGCCGGCGCGGATACCGGCTGACCCCCCAGCGGCAGCTGGTGCTGGAGGCGGTCGACGTCCTCGGGCACGCCACCCCCGACGACATCCTCAACGAGGTCCGCAGAACCGCCTCCGGGATCAACATCTCCACCGTCTACCGGACGCTGGAGCTGCTGGAGGAGCTGGGCCTGGTCTCGCACGCCCACCTCGGCCACGGCGCCCCGACCTACCACCTCGCGGACCGGCACCACCACATCCACCTGGTCTGCCGGGAGTGCGGAAAGGTGACCGAGACCGACGTCTCGGTCGCCGACCCGCTGATCCGGGCGCTGCGCGAGCAGCAGGGCTTCGAGACGGACATGAAGCACTTCGCCATCTTCGGCCTCTGCGCCGACTGCGCCGCGAAGGCGGAGGCCGAGGCGAAGGCCGAGGCCGAGGCGGAGGCGCCGGGCGGCTCTGACTGA
- a CDS encoding ABC transporter permease: protein MFRTALRNVMAHKLRLLMTMLAVLLGVAFVGGTLVFTSTLDQGLRDSYAKNYTGLAVSVSADSTGTKAGPGGGRDAGNPLTTKATGIDQATYRKLAALPGVGSAEPTVSGFTAVADAKHDAIGSGWGTKGANWSPGADGQDSRYAFTSGHGPSGPGEIALDSKTAAKGGYHVGDTVDVSVDGPVLHEKLAGIFTTSDGAVKAGGTLTLFDDATAQKLFLAPGLYDRVDLKSSAGQQQLLSEVDPVIAGKPGLSAETGQKLVDDQAKAISSSMSTMNTVFLCFAGVALFVGIFLIANTFTMLVAQRTRELALLRAVGASRRQVTRSVLFEAVLVGLLSSVAGYAVGIGLAIGMRSVINATSGGSLPDNAPVITVGSAAVSLVIGVLITVLSAWLPARRAAKIPPVAAMSSVDAPPKQRSLIVRNTLGLVVACGGGALIALGLASHSWSTNRQAATVGAGAALLLVGLIVLTPLVSRPVIGFFTPLLAAFGVSGRLAKRNSLRNPRRTAATATALMIGLTLMSAMGVVTTSLKSGIASAATDGIRADYEISNGNFRPLDGSVVAAVKKVPGVQAATGQSSVPAAIGGHTVRTTAMDTSVFTQLFNVTTVSGSISGLRSDQIAVDQKVATRNHWTQGERLPITLPDKTVKAVEVAGVYPHQTMSPDVYADNSLFKGHVFRNTVDSVTVRAAPGKAGSQLQSAIKAALGDSPVIQVQTKSDLLNSFDATIDRILYMVYGLLGMSVIVAVIGVVNTMAMSVFERAREIGMLRAIGLDRRRVKRMVRLESLVIAVFGALLGLSAGTFLAWACGRMITPHFSTYQMVLPWSQYAVFGVAALVVGVVAAMWPARRAARLNALQAIKTD, encoded by the coding sequence ATGTTCCGCACAGCGCTGCGCAATGTGATGGCGCACAAGCTGCGGCTGCTGATGACGATGCTGGCCGTGCTGCTCGGCGTCGCCTTCGTCGGCGGCACCCTCGTCTTCACCTCGACCCTGGACCAGGGCCTGAGGGACTCGTACGCCAAGAACTACACCGGTCTGGCCGTCTCGGTCTCCGCCGACTCGACCGGCACCAAGGCCGGCCCGGGCGGCGGCCGCGACGCCGGCAACCCGCTCACCACCAAGGCCACCGGCATCGACCAGGCCACCTACCGCAAGCTGGCGGCGCTGCCCGGGGTGGGCTCGGCCGAGCCCACCGTCAGCGGCTTCACCGCGGTGGCGGACGCCAAGCACGACGCGATCGGCAGCGGCTGGGGCACCAAGGGCGCCAACTGGTCACCCGGCGCGGACGGCCAGGACTCCCGCTACGCCTTCACCTCCGGCCACGGCCCGAGCGGCCCGGGCGAGATCGCCCTCGACAGCAAGACCGCGGCGAAGGGCGGCTACCACGTCGGCGACACCGTCGACGTCTCCGTCGACGGCCCGGTCCTCCACGAGAAGCTGGCCGGGATCTTCACCACCTCCGACGGGGCGGTGAAGGCCGGCGGGACGCTGACCCTCTTCGACGACGCCACCGCGCAGAAGCTCTTCCTCGCCCCCGGCCTCTACGACCGGGTCGACCTGAAGAGCTCGGCGGGCCAGCAGCAGCTGCTCTCCGAGGTGGACCCTGTGATCGCGGGCAAGCCGGGGCTGAGCGCCGAGACCGGGCAGAAGCTCGTCGACGACCAGGCGAAGGCGATCTCGTCCAGCATGTCGACGATGAACACCGTCTTCCTCTGCTTCGCCGGGGTGGCGCTGTTCGTCGGGATCTTCCTGATCGCCAACACCTTCACCATGCTGGTCGCCCAGCGCACCCGGGAGCTGGCGCTGCTGCGGGCGGTCGGCGCCTCGCGCCGGCAGGTCACCCGCTCGGTGCTGTTCGAGGCGGTCCTGGTCGGCCTCCTCTCCTCGGTGGCCGGTTACGCGGTCGGCATCGGCCTCGCGATCGGCATGCGGTCGGTGATCAACGCCACCAGCGGCGGCAGCCTGCCGGACAACGCCCCGGTGATCACCGTCGGCTCGGCCGCGGTCTCGCTGGTGATCGGCGTGCTGATCACCGTGCTCTCGGCCTGGCTGCCGGCCCGGCGGGCGGCGAAGATCCCGCCGGTGGCGGCGATGAGCAGCGTGGACGCCCCGCCGAAGCAGCGTTCGCTGATCGTCCGGAACACCCTCGGCCTGGTCGTGGCCTGCGGCGGCGGCGCGCTGATCGCGCTGGGCCTGGCCTCGCACAGCTGGTCCACCAACCGCCAGGCCGCGACGGTCGGCGCCGGGGCGGCGCTGCTGCTGGTCGGGCTGATCGTGCTGACCCCCCTGGTCTCCCGGCCGGTGATCGGCTTCTTCACCCCGCTGCTGGCCGCCTTCGGCGTCTCCGGCCGGCTGGCGAAGCGGAACTCGCTGCGCAACCCGCGGCGTACCGCGGCCACGGCCACCGCGCTGATGATCGGGCTCACCCTGATGAGCGCGATGGGGGTGGTCACCACCTCGCTGAAGAGCGGCATCGCCAGCGCGGCGACCGACGGGATCCGGGCCGACTACGAGATCTCCAACGGCAACTTCCGGCCGCTGGACGGCTCCGTGGTGGCCGCCGTGAAGAAGGTGCCGGGCGTGCAGGCGGCCACCGGGCAGAGCTCGGTGCCGGCCGCGATCGGCGGGCACACCGTGCGGACCACGGCGATGGACACCTCGGTCTTCACCCAGCTGTTCAACGTGACCACGGTGAGCGGGTCGATCTCCGGCCTGAGGTCCGATCAGATCGCCGTGGACCAGAAGGTCGCCACCCGGAACCACTGGACCCAGGGCGAGCGGCTGCCGATCACCCTGCCGGACAAGACGGTGAAGGCCGTGGAGGTCGCCGGGGTCTATCCGCATCAGACCATGTCCCCGGACGTCTACGCGGACAACTCGCTGTTCAAGGGGCATGTGTTCCGGAACACCGTGGACTCGGTGACGGTCAGGGCCGCGCCGGGCAAGGCGGGCTCGCAGCTGCAGAGCGCGATCAAGGCGGCGCTGGGCGACAGTCCGGTGATCCAGGTGCAGACCAAGAGCGACCTGCTGAACAGCTTCGACGCGACCATCGACCGGATCCTGTACATGGTCTACGGGCTGCTCGGGATGTCGGTGATCGTCGCGGTGATCGGCGTGGTCAACACCATGGCGATGTCGGTCTTCGAGCGGGCCCGGGAGATCGGGATGCTGCGGGCGATCGGCCTCGACCGGCGGCGGGTCAAGCGGATGGTGCGGCTGGAGTCGCTGGTCATCGCGGTCTTCGGGGCGCTGCTCGGGCTGTCCGCCGGGACGTTCCTGGCCTGGGCCTGCGGCCGGATGATCACTCCGCACTTCTCGACGTACCAGATGGTGCTGCCGTGGTCGCAGTACGCGGTCTTCGGGGTCGCCGCGCTGGTGGTCGGCGTGGTCGCGGCGATGTGGCCGGCCCGGCGGGCGGCCCGGCTGAACGCCTTGCAGGCGATCAAGACCGACTGA
- the mshD gene encoding mycothiol synthase, translating to MVTGISEIESLGGDDVAGVEALLARAAREDGRPAVSEQGRLRLRRETAGVRHLLRRDEAAELVGYAQVDGGTGELVVDPGARRRGHGRALLDAALQAGGEEFWAHGGHPGARRLAEEHGLALVRELRQMRRPLAGLADLPEPVFPEGVRVRTFVPGEDDAAWLALNAAAFAHHPEQGSWTEEDLKDRLAEPWFDPKGFFLAERAEDGRLIGFHWTKVHEEPGEPPIGEVYVVGVDPNAQGGGLGRALTAVGLRHLAGDRGLSAVLLYVDADNTPAVRVYERMGFTVHEVDLMYGRQ from the coding sequence ATGGTTACCGGGATCAGTGAGATCGAGAGCCTCGGCGGGGACGACGTGGCGGGCGTGGAAGCGCTGCTGGCGCGGGCCGCTCGGGAGGATGGGCGGCCCGCCGTCTCCGAGCAGGGGCGGCTGCGGCTGCGGCGGGAGACCGCCGGCGTACGGCATCTGCTGCGGCGGGACGAGGCCGCCGAGCTCGTCGGATACGCGCAGGTCGACGGGGGGACCGGGGAGCTCGTCGTGGATCCGGGGGCCCGCCGGCGCGGGCATGGGCGGGCGCTGCTGGACGCCGCGCTCCAGGCCGGCGGCGAGGAGTTCTGGGCGCACGGCGGCCACCCCGGCGCCCGCCGGCTGGCCGAGGAGCACGGGCTGGCGCTGGTCCGCGAGCTGCGGCAGATGCGGCGGCCGCTGGCCGGCCTGGCGGACCTGCCGGAACCGGTGTTCCCGGAGGGTGTGCGGGTCCGTACCTTCGTGCCCGGTGAGGACGACGCGGCCTGGCTGGCGCTGAACGCCGCCGCCTTCGCCCACCACCCCGAGCAGGGCTCCTGGACCGAGGAGGACCTGAAGGACCGGCTCGCGGAGCCGTGGTTCGACCCCAAGGGCTTCTTCCTCGCCGAGCGGGCGGAGGACGGGCGGCTGATCGGGTTCCACTGGACGAAGGTCCACGAGGAGCCCGGCGAGCCGCCGATCGGCGAGGTGTACGTGGTGGGCGTGGACCCGAACGCCCAGGGCGGCGGGCTCGGCCGGGCGCTGACCGCCGTCGGGCTGCGGCATCTCGCCGGGGACCGCGGCCTCTCCGCCGTTCTCCTCTATGTGGACGCGGACAACACGCCCGCCGTCCGGGTCTACGAGAGAATGGGGTTCACCGTCCACGAGGTGGATCTGATGTACGGACGGCAGTGA
- a CDS encoding ABC transporter ATP-binding protein yields MSTTQQQAYASGAARTEVAARAEGLTKVYGEGETRVVALDGVSVEFRRGEFTAIMGPSGSGKSTLMHCMAGLDSISGGSATIGDVELSRLKDKKLTKLRRDRIGFVFQAFNLVPTLTALENITLTLDIAGRKPDMEWLERIVATVGLADRLKHRPGQLSGGQQQRVACARALAGRPEIVFADEPTGNLDSRSGSEILSFLRASTRDFGQTIVMVTHDAGAAAYADRVLFLADGRIVDELANPTADSVLERMKQFDAKGRTS; encoded by the coding sequence GTGTCAACGACTCAGCAGCAGGCTTACGCCTCGGGAGCCGCCCGCACAGAGGTCGCCGCCCGCGCCGAAGGACTCACCAAGGTGTACGGCGAGGGCGAGACCCGTGTGGTCGCGCTGGACGGCGTCTCCGTCGAGTTCCGCCGCGGCGAGTTCACCGCGATCATGGGGCCCTCGGGCTCCGGGAAGTCCACCCTGATGCACTGCATGGCGGGCCTGGACTCGATATCGGGCGGCTCCGCCACCATCGGCGACGTCGAGCTCAGCAGGCTCAAGGACAAGAAGCTCACCAAGCTCAGGCGGGACCGGATCGGCTTCGTCTTCCAGGCCTTCAACCTGGTGCCGACGCTCACCGCGCTGGAGAACATCACCCTCACCCTGGACATCGCCGGCCGTAAGCCGGACATGGAGTGGCTGGAGCGGATCGTCGCCACCGTCGGCCTCGCCGACCGGCTGAAGCACCGCCCCGGCCAGCTCTCCGGCGGACAGCAGCAGCGCGTGGCCTGCGCCCGCGCGCTGGCCGGCCGGCCCGAGATCGTCTTCGCCGACGAGCCCACCGGCAACCTGGACTCCCGTTCCGGCTCGGAGATCCTCTCCTTCCTGCGCGCCTCCACCCGCGACTTCGGCCAGACCATCGTGATGGTCACCCACGACGCCGGCGCCGCCGCCTACGCGGACCGGGTGCTCTTCCTGGCCGACGGCCGGATCGTGGACGAGCTGGCGAACCCCACCGCGGACAGCGTCCTCGAGCGGATGAAGCAGTTCGACGCCAAGGGCCGCACCAGCTGA
- the dtd gene encoding D-aminoacyl-tRNA deacylase, which yields MRAVAQVVTEAQVTVDGETVGQILGPGLCVLVGVTHDDTPEKAALMARKLWSLRVLDGEKSCSDLNAPLLVVSQFTLYGDARKGRRPTWNAAAPGPVAEPLVDEVVAQLRGLGATVETGRFGAAMKVSLTNDGPFTVLLEF from the coding sequence ATGCGCGCAGTGGCTCAGGTGGTGACGGAAGCTCAGGTGACCGTGGACGGGGAGACCGTCGGGCAGATCCTCGGCCCGGGGCTCTGCGTCCTGGTCGGGGTGACCCACGACGACACCCCGGAGAAGGCCGCCCTGATGGCCCGCAAGCTGTGGAGCCTGCGGGTGCTCGACGGCGAGAAGTCCTGCTCCGACCTGAACGCCCCGCTGCTGGTGGTCAGCCAGTTCACGCTGTACGGCGACGCCCGCAAGGGCCGCCGCCCGACCTGGAACGCGGCCGCCCCGGGCCCGGTGGCCGAACCGCTGGTCGACGAGGTGGTGGCGCAGCTGCGCGGCCTGGGCGCCACCGTCGAGACCGGGCGCTTCGGGGCCGCCATGAAGGTCTCGCTGACCAACGACGGCCCGTTCACGGTGCTCCTGGAGTTCTAG
- a CDS encoding FABP family protein, whose translation MQIEIPDGLHKDVVPLAFLLGTWQGAGVFDFPGSEKCNFGQEVVFRHDGRPFLEYRSRSWVLDDQGERVRPLESEAGFWRITKNADGTSGAREIEFSSVRDDGTVEIWYGELADGKPQIDLATDAVARIEGAPGYSGGKRLYGLVGNGDEADLAWVGEKAAPEVPLRPYMSAQLKKVLNPAQLVKDVADLPDDGIAFFR comes from the coding sequence ATGCAGATCGAGATCCCCGACGGCCTCCACAAGGACGTCGTTCCGCTGGCCTTCCTGCTCGGCACCTGGCAGGGCGCCGGCGTTTTCGACTTCCCTGGGTCGGAGAAGTGCAACTTCGGCCAGGAGGTCGTGTTCCGCCACGACGGCCGGCCGTTCCTGGAGTACCGCTCCCGCAGCTGGGTCCTGGACGACCAGGGTGAGCGGGTCCGCCCGCTGGAGTCCGAGGCCGGCTTCTGGCGGATCACCAAGAACGCCGACGGCACCTCCGGCGCCCGGGAGATCGAGTTCTCCTCCGTCCGCGACGACGGCACGGTGGAGATCTGGTACGGCGAACTCGCCGACGGCAAGCCGCAGATCGACCTGGCCACCGACGCGGTCGCGCGGATCGAGGGCGCGCCGGGGTACAGCGGCGGCAAGCGGCTGTACGGTCTGGTGGGCAACGGCGACGAGGCGGACCTGGCCTGGGTCGGCGAGAAGGCCGCCCCCGAGGTGCCGCTGCGCCCGTACATGTCGGCGCAGCTGAAGAAGGTGCTCAACCCGGCGCAGCTGGTGAAGGACGTCGCGGACCTGCCGGACGACGGGATCGCCTTCTTCCGCTGA
- the ygfZ gene encoding CAF17-like 4Fe-4S cluster assembly/insertion protein YgfZ has product MSAQRNPQSPLLGTPGAVPAEGQDDGVAAHYGDFFREQRDLAAGNAFVDLSHRGVLTVSGPDRLPWLHLLLTQHVSELPPNQAAEALVLSPHGHVEHALYLVDDGETTWIHVEPGTQQELLAYLEKMRFMYRVEAVDATDAYAVVFLPAGSTADLGPAAAVRELPYGRDLFVPRERLAEAVRGYGGPAGIWAYEALRIEAHRPRLGFETDHRTIPHEVGWLETAVHLNKGCYRGQETVARVHNLGRPPRRLVFLHLDGTEEKLPPHGAEVRLDDRTVGFVTSSARHHELGPVALALVKRNTPVDATLLAGSVPAGQEVVVAP; this is encoded by the coding sequence ATGAGTGCGCAGAGGAACCCGCAGAGCCCGCTGCTCGGCACGCCCGGTGCGGTACCCGCCGAGGGCCAGGACGACGGGGTCGCCGCCCACTACGGCGACTTCTTCCGCGAGCAGCGCGATCTGGCCGCCGGCAACGCCTTCGTCGACCTGTCGCACCGCGGGGTGCTGACGGTCTCCGGGCCCGACCGGCTCCCCTGGCTGCATCTGCTGCTCACCCAGCACGTCAGCGAGCTGCCGCCGAACCAGGCCGCGGAGGCCCTGGTGCTCTCCCCGCACGGGCACGTCGAGCACGCCCTCTACCTGGTGGACGACGGCGAGACGACCTGGATCCACGTCGAGCCGGGGACGCAGCAGGAGCTGCTGGCGTACCTGGAGAAGATGCGGTTCATGTACCGGGTGGAGGCCGTCGACGCGACGGACGCGTACGCGGTGGTCTTCCTGCCCGCCGGCTCCACCGCCGACCTCGGCCCGGCCGCCGCGGTGCGCGAACTCCCCTACGGGCGCGACCTGTTCGTCCCGCGCGAGCGGCTCGCCGAGGCGGTCCGCGGCTACGGCGGCCCGGCCGGGATCTGGGCCTACGAGGCGCTGCGGATCGAGGCCCACCGGCCGCGGCTGGGCTTCGAGACCGACCACCGCACCATCCCCCACGAGGTCGGCTGGCTGGAGACCGCGGTGCACCTGAACAAGGGGTGCTACCGCGGGCAGGAGACGGTGGCCCGGGTGCACAACCTCGGGCGCCCGCCGCGCCGGCTGGTCTTCCTGCATCTGGACGGCACCGAGGAGAAGCTGCCGCCGCACGGGGCGGAGGTGCGGCTGGACGACCGGACGGTCGGGTTCGTCACCTCCTCCGCCCGGCACCACGAGCTGGGGCCGGTGGCGCTGGCGCTGGTGAAGCGGAACACGCCGGTGGACGCCACGCTGCTGGCCGGGTCCGTACCGGCGGGCCAGGAGGTCGTCGTCGCGCCGTGA
- a CDS encoding DsrE family protein produces MQKKLVVKVTAGADAPERCSQAFTVASVAAASGVPVSLWLTGESAWFALPGRAAEFELPHSAPLPDLLDAVLAGGGTVTLCTQCAARRGIVQDDVLAGVRIAGAQVFVSEIMADEVQALVY; encoded by the coding sequence ATGCAGAAGAAGCTGGTCGTGAAGGTCACCGCCGGAGCGGACGCTCCCGAGCGCTGCTCCCAGGCGTTCACCGTGGCCTCGGTGGCCGCGGCGAGCGGGGTGCCCGTGTCGCTCTGGCTGACCGGCGAGTCCGCGTGGTTCGCACTGCCGGGGCGCGCGGCGGAGTTCGAGCTCCCGCACTCCGCTCCGCTGCCGGACCTGCTGGACGCCGTCCTGGCCGGCGGCGGCACGGTCACCCTCTGCACCCAGTGCGCCGCGCGGCGGGGCATCGTCCAGGACGACGTCCTGGCGGGCGTCCGCATCGCCGGAGCGCAGGTCTTCGTCAGCGAGATCATGGCGGACGAGGTCCAGGCGCTCGTCTACTGA
- a CDS encoding RsiG family protein, with protein sequence MRRTAGEEEADLSYLRRLLQGRLDILRAELDRRAGTAPSPAPGGEAPLLLDQLPRILADLPSRVRSSARHVTLGTPRGQRYRALADALMGEVELADLDGRDDGELRAACARLSAYEREVSGQRQQLQGMADECGAEITRRYREGEAHVDDLLSDG encoded by the coding sequence ATGCGCCGCACCGCGGGCGAGGAGGAGGCCGACCTCTCCTATCTGCGCCGACTGCTCCAGGGCAGGCTGGACATCCTGCGCGCCGAACTGGACCGCCGGGCCGGCACCGCCCCCTCCCCCGCCCCCGGCGGGGAGGCCCCGCTGCTCCTCGACCAGCTGCCGCGGATCCTCGCCGACCTGCCCTCCCGGGTGCGCTCCTCCGCCCGGCACGTGACCCTCGGCACCCCGCGCGGGCAGCGCTACCGCGCGCTCGCCGACGCTCTGATGGGGGAGGTCGAGCTGGCCGATCTGGACGGCAGGGACGACGGCGAGCTGCGGGCCGCCTGTGCCCGGCTGAGCGCCTACGAGCGGGAGGTCTCCGGGCAGCGGCAGCAGCTCCAGGGGATGGCGGACGAGTGCGGCGCGGAGATCACCCGCAGGTACCGTGAAGGGGAGGCGCACGTCGACGACCTGCTGTCGGACGGGTGA